In Oryza sativa Japonica Group chromosome 1, ASM3414082v1, the genomic stretch AGACCAGCCTCAAAAATatgttgttattattattacagaAAATTAACATATAATGAATGTGAGGTACAAAATTTTGCAATGATCTAAAGTACCATTGAATGGAGataattttaagaaaataatgtTTTGCTGTTTTACTTGGAAGACCCAAGAAGACAGGCTACACTTGAAAGTGGTTTTATTATTCTGAGTTCTATGAATAAGACAAACTTCATCGCAAGTTTAGTCAGAAAATGAATTTATGATATTGAAAGCTAGGGCCTGGGGGCTGAGAAAGTGGACCATGAACAAAACGCTAGATATTTAAGGGTAAAACAGGCAGAGAAACTTATACGCTacagtagatcaaaacagcaaTACGAACTATTTGGATAGGATCAAATATGAATGCTCATCCTGTAAATGCGCACCAGAAGGTATTGTATTAGGTTGGAATAAACCAGGGCATTAACTATTAGGGTCATCAAGCACTTGGCAGATTAAAAGCACTAATCCAGTGTTATTATTATTCCATTTACCTCAGAAAACATAATCCAGTGTTAAGTCCAGTCAaactgaaaatatttttttcatgaaatttttttaaaacttgacGTAGAATAATTTATTTGTTCAAGAGAGAGTATGCAACAAAATTATTCTGCAGAGTAAGTAAAATGTAACAGGATGCTGTAGCATTAGTACACTACCAAGAAAATGATAAACAATATGCCATGAATTATATTATTGTAGTAAGTGCACTTTTGTTCAAAAACATAAGATGCCAGGAAGAAAAATAAGCAAGTATTTACAGAAAGAAGTACACCAGCTGACTAGCAAACTACCTTTGTGGCAAGCCCGCTTGAGAAATGAAGGGTGCATAAGCAGCTTCTCTTTCTACCGCTAACCGTTGAGCTTTCTGAAATTCTTTCAGAACTGCTTGGAAATCCTTTGCTAGCTTCGCATCAGCAATCTTTTTGCTGGCCTGTAGTTCCAAACGAGGTCATCAACACACATTGTGTAATACATCAGCAAAAATGGAACATAGAAATGTTCCTTAAAATAGTAATGATCATAGATTCATAGGCAATCAATACTACATAAAGCAGCTCATATAAGAAATGCAAATGCTACATTTGATCTCTACATGATTCTAAAATCTGCTTGTAGATTATTTCTCCAGTGGCATGGCAACACACTTGAAAATATCATGACTGGAGCATATTGAGTATTTAAGAAAACAATTTGTTTTATGTGCTGAGGCAAATCACTGTTCACAGTAGTCAGGCAAAACTAAGACTGATACAGATAAAAAATGCCCAAATTAGAAGTGATGTTTCCAGTCAGAATATAAGGACTGGGTAGGTTCAGTTTCCAAACCAATATGCATTATTACACTCTTCTGTACTTTGAAGGAAAATGTCAAAATTGAAGGTTTTCTGGTTCAAAAAGTAGCATCACATGTTGCAATTCCATTTCATTTTGATGCAAAAGGTGAAGAGTACTGAAATAATTCTGGTTTCAAACATACAAGATAGAAACAGTTCCAATTCTGTTTTGAGAAAAAAGCAACTTGGACAAAGATGCAAGAGAATACTTACGCTGACTTCGACACGATGATCAGCCTCGCTAGCTTGTTTAAGCTTCTCCGATGTGTCCTTCACCAGTTGTGTTATGTGTTGACGTGTCTTGTGTCTGCAAGCAACACCAACAGAAAGTAAATCGACCCATCAAACCAAAAAAATAACTAGTCTAAAGTACAGAAAAAGGGTTAAGGCATAATACAAGTTACTACACTATAAGACAGCATGCCAGGCCATACATGGCATAAATTGAATCAATTTCAGTAGAAAGGAATGGAGAAAACATCTTATTCGAGGCCATCGGATCTATTCATATACCAGGAATGGCATGATTCATCAATTCTACCTAAGTTCAGCGGCTATCACCCAAACATGAGTTGCTAGTAGATAAACTACAGGCAGGGCTCCCCAAATTGAATCCCTAATTATCACTAATACATAATTATCACGAAGAGAAGGGAGAAGCAATCCTAAGCAACACGTAATAAGAGAGATATCACGAAGAGAAGGGGAGAAGCGATCCCTAAGCAACACATAATATGAGAGACATAGGTTCATCACGCGAATCGACCGCATAAACATATAACCTAATCGAGATCGCAAATCATGCAGCGGAGCCGCACAATTCCCCCCCAAAATTCATCACGCGCATCCAAAATCGGAGCCCCGGATCGCAAAATCCCCCAATCCCCCGCTCCAAATCGAACCAAAATCGATCCCCCGACCCCCGCTCCAAATCAAACCAAAACCAAACAGACGTGGGGTAGGTAGAGAGTATGGCGCGGGGGGAGCCTCACATCCTCTCGCGGAGGTCGGGGGTGTCCTTGGGCGTGCCGAGCGTGTTGACCAGCCGCTGGAACGTCGACACCGCCGTGTTGATCTGGAACACCCCCGACGCCACGGCCTGCGACGCCCCCgccccggcggccgcggcgcccgccctgccgccaccgcccctccgCGGCAGCCCGCGGGCGTTCCCCGCCTCCAGGTCCTGGaagctcatcctcctcctccctccccgccgcctcctcctccgatcgGGGTACCGAAGAATCGCCGCGCGGGAGAGTCCGGGGTGTCTCGCGGCCGGCCGCTCGCCGGAGGAGGATTTGGGGGGGGTGGAAATCGAGCCGGAGTCGGAGACGTGGCCTTCGTCGACCTCGCGTTGGCGTCTGGAATTGGGGGGGCGTTTTGTTTCCTTGGCGTGGAGTTAATTTGGGGGATTTGGTGGTGTTGGATTCCGCAATTCCCTCGGGTTGGGATACCGGGTGGAGCCAAGGCTCGGGACGCTGGCGCTGCTGCTAAATTATGGTGTTCCGCGCTGGGATCCGGGCCCCACACGGCAGGGTCCGTCCGTCCGGGTCAGGTCAGCCTCGCTGGCGCTGGCGCTGCCTTTCGTGGTGCGCGCTTCGGTGTGGGCGATTAATTAATTGAGCTGTTAACTGTGCACGTGGATTTTTCTTTTACAACGCAGTACACTGTACACACCCTCAAACGTGCGGTCGCTCACCCCTATGAATACACCCGCAGATCGATATCCATGAGTCTTCTCACTTACCCCTATAAATACATACACATCCGATCTCTATGAATTGCCTTATtacctgtatatatatatgttgtctaCCACTGAAAAATTAAACAGCTCTATAAGTCGTATCACTCATCTCTATGAACACATATGTGCATTCGACCCATATGAGTCGTCTCACTATCGACTACATATGTCTACCACTAAATGAATAAacatacataaatataaaaaaaacacatacatCCAACCCCCTATGAGTC encodes the following:
- the LOC4327713 gene encoding syntaxin-22; translation: MSFQDLEAGNARGLPRRGGGGRAGAAAAGAGASQAVASGVFQINTAVSTFQRLVNTLGTPKDTPDLRERIHKTRQHITQLVKDTSEKLKQASEADHRVEVSASKKIADAKLAKDFQAVLKEFQKAQRLAVEREAAYAPFISQAGLPQSYNSSEVNNGADKLAEQRTALLESRRQELVFLDNEIVFNEAVIEERDQGIQEIQHQITEVNEIFKDLAVLVHDQGQMIDDIDTHIENAVIATTQAKGQLSKAAKTQKSNSSLICLLLVIFGVVLLIVIIVLAA